A region of the Sphingomonas sp. S2-65 genome:
TCGATCAGATCGAGGCGATGGTGGCGATCGGGGCGCGGACCCCCGATCATGGCAAGCTGGCGCCGTGGCGTTTCGTGATCGTGCCGGACGAACAGCGGCCCGCGCTGGCGCTCAAGCTGGTCGAGATCCTGCGCGCCGAGAAGCGGGACGCGACGGCGCGCGACGAAGAGGCGGCGGCGCAGTTCGCGACGCAGGCGCCCGGACTGGTGGTGGTGCTGTCGGCACCGGTGGTGGGGCACAAGGTGCCGGTGTGGGAACAGGAACTGTCCGCGGGCGCGGCGTGCATGAACCTGCTCCATGCCGCGCACGCCATGGGGTTCGTCGGCGGATGGCTGACCGGATGGGCGGCCTATTCCGACGCAGTGCGCGACCTGTTCGGGGAAGCGCCGCAGCGGATCGCCGGATTCGTCTTCCTGGGAACGCCGCAGCGCGCGCTGGAAGAGCGGCCGCGCGGCGAACTGTCTGAAATCGTGCGGCATTGGCGGGGTGGGGCTGGACCTGAAGCCTGAGTGCTGTATTATGTCGGCATGACAGCCCTGGAACATGAAGACTCGCCCGTGTACCTGAAGCTGCGGGCGATCATTGCGACCGCGATCCTGCGCGGCGAGTATCGCGCGGGCGACCAGCTGCCTTCGGTGCGCGCGTTCGCCGCCGAGCATGGCGCCAATCCGCTGACCGTCGCGAAGGCGTATCAGAGTTTCCAGGACGACGGCCATGTCGAGGTGCGGCGCGGCGTGGGCATGTTCGTGCTGCCCGGCGCGGTGGAACGGCTGCGCACCGCCGAGCGCGAGCGGTTCCTTACCGGGATGTGGCCGCGGGTGCGCGACCATATCGCGCTGCTCGGCCTGGACGTGAACGAGCTGCTGGGGCGCGAGATCGCCTGAGGCGGGGGCAACGCCGATCGGCCGCTTGTACCCTTTGCGCCGCGATTCTATGCGTGGGGCATGCGCACCAGCGGGGATTATGATCGCGACGGCTATGCACTGGTCGAGGGACTGGTGCCGGTGGAGGTCTGCCGCGCTTTCCTGCACCAGCTCAAAAGCGACGTCGAGCGAGGCGGGAACCAGCTGAGCCAGCTGGCGCGGGGATCGAACCTGCTGAAGCGCGACGCGGTCGAGCTGTATGGCTATCATTATCCGCCGATGCTGGGGCTGCTCTGGGGCCTGACGCCGATCGTGTCGCGGCTGCTCGGGCGCGACCTGCTGCCGAGCTACGATTATTTCCGCATCTATCGCGAGGGCGATGTCTGTCGGGTGCATAGCGACCGCTATTCGTGCGAAGTGAGCATGTCGCTGACGCTCGATTATAGCGACGGCGTGGCCTGGGACCTGGAGATCGGCAGCGAGGCTGCCGAGCCCGGGCCGGCAGTGGAGGATAGCTGGGGAGCGGTGCCGTACCGGTCCGTTTCCATGCAGCCCGGCGATGCGATGCTGTACCAGGGCGTGACGCGGCGGCACGGGCGGACCATCCCGAATCCCAATCTCTGGTCGGCGCACCTGTTCCTGCACTGGGTGACGCGCGACGGCCCCTATGCGGCGAGCGCGTTCGACGGGAATGCCGCGACGGTGCAGCCGGTGAACTTCAGCTTCCGGTGAGGTTGGGTTTCACGCGACGGCGCGTGGGCGAGAAGGTTTAGAAGAAAGATAGAGGTTCGCGCGGAGGCGCGGAGGCGCGGAGATCGCCACTCGGCGCGTCCGGGAGACATTTGCGAACCTTTGCTATTCGGGAGCGGCTGGTGAAGGCCGCTTACGCGGCGGCCATTCCTTCTTCTCTCCGCGCCTCCGCGCCTCCGCGTGAACCCCTTACTTTCTGCCTTCGCCTCGCGTTCTAGAACGCGCTTGCCTCCAGGGCGTAGAGGATGTCGGACTTGGCCATTGCCGCGGCCTTCAGGCCCAGGGCTTCGGGGACGATCTGCTCGACATAGAAGCGGGCCGAGACCTGCTTCATCTTGAGGAAGGCGGGATCGCCTTCGCTGCGGGCGGCGATGCGGCCGCTTTGCTCCATGAGCCAGCCGCAGACCGCTACCGACAGCATCGTCAGGAAGGGATAGCTCGCGGCGAGGCGGTCGTCGGTCTCGGAGGCGAGCAAGTGGCGCGCGACTTCGTCGCAGGCGCCGATCAGGCGGGCGAGGCCGCTATCCTCGGCATCGCCACGCATCCGATCGAGCAGCGCGAACAGCGTTGCGCCGCCGTCCATGCTCAGCTTGCGGCCGACCAGGTCGGCGGCCTGGATGCCGTTGGTGCCTTCGTAGATCGGCGTGATGCGGGCGTCGCGAAAGTGCTGGGCGGCGCCGGTCTCTTCGATATAGCCCATGCCACCATGGACCTGGAGCCCCAGGCTGGCGACTTCGTTGCCGAGATCGGTGGCGTGCGCCTTGGCCAGTGGAGTGAGGAGCTCGACCAGCGCCTTGGCCGCAGCGTCGCCGGCATGACCGCGGTCGAGCTGGCCAAAGGCGTAATAGACCAGGGCGCGCGCGGCCTGGGTCTGCGCCTTCATCCGCAGCAGCATGCGGCGCACGTCGGGATGCTCGATGATCGCTGCGGCAGTGCCGGCGCGGGCGCCCTGGATGCGATCGCGGGCATAAGCGACGGCGCGCTGGGTGGCGCGCTCGGCGACTTGCACCCCCTGAAGGCCGACATTGAGGCGGGCGTTGTTCATCATCGTGAACATCGCGCGGATGCCGCCGAACTCGGGGCCGATCAGCTCGCCGATGCAATCGTCATGATCGCCGAAGCTCAGCACGCAGGTGGGCGAGGCGTGGAGGCCCATCTTGTGCTCGATCGACACGACGCGGACGTCGTTCGGGACGCCGGGCGTGCCGTCTTCGTCGAGGCGGAACTTGGGGACCAGGAACAGCGACAGGCCCTTGGTGCCCGTCGGCGCGCCGGGGGTGCGGGCGAGGACGAGGTGGACGATGTTGTCGGCCATGTCGTGGTCGCCGAAGGAGATGAAGATCTTGATCCCCTTGATCCGGTACGTGCCGTCGCCGACCGGATCGGCCTTGGTCTTGAGCGCGCCGACATCGGTGCCGGCCTGCGGCTCGGTGAGGTTCATCGTGCCGGTCCACTCGCCGGTCGACAGCCTGGGCAGATAGAGCGCCTGCTGCTCGGGCGAGCCGTGATGGACGAGCGCTTCGATCGCGCCGACGGTGAGGGTTGGGGCGAGCGCGAAGCCCATGTTCGCAGTGCCCAGCGTATCCAGCACGGCGGCGGCGAGGCTGACCGGCAGGCCCTGGCCGCCATGTTCGGTGGGCGAGCCGATCGTGCCCCAGCCATTGGCGACATAGGCCTGGTAGGCGGCGGCATAGCCCTCGGGCATCCTCACACCGTCTTCGCTCCACTTGGCGCCGACGGTGTCGCCGATGCGCTCTAGCGGCGCCCATTCGCCGGCTGCGAATTCGCCAGCGCCTTCCAGCACGGCATCGAGCAGGTCGGTCGCCTCGGGGCTGATCTCGGCCAGGCGGACGAGGTGGTCGAGCACGAAACGCTGTTCGGTGGTGGCGGGGGTGAACATCTCTGTCCTCTCTACTCTTGTACGGCTTTGCCGGGGGCTATAGCGCGCTGGGTGTGAGCCCGACAAATCCGCGCATCTTACCCTACGGCGAGGCCGCGATCGCCGAAGCCGCCGCGCTGATCCGCAGCGGCGGATGCGTCGCGGTGCCCACCGAGACGGTCTATGGCCTGGCGGCGGACGCGACCGATTCGCGCGCCGTGGCGGGGATTTACGCGGCGAAGGGGCGGCCGAGCTTCAACCCGCTGATCGTGCATGTGCCGGACCTGGAGGCGGCCGAGCTGATCGCAGTGCTCGACGCGGATGCGCGCGCGCTGGCGCGGCGATTCTGGCCCGGGCCGCTGACATTGGTGCTGCCGGTGCGGGCGGAGGCGGGCATATCGCCGCTGGTGACGGCGGGGCTCGACACGATCGCGCTGCGGGTGCCCGATCACCGCGCAATGCAGGCGCTGCTCGATGCGAGCGGACTGCCGCTGGCGGCGCCGTCCGCCAATGCCAGTGGGGCGATCTCGCCGACGCGGGCGGAGCATGTGGCGGCGAGCCTCGCGGGACGGATCCCGCTGGTGATCGACGACGGGGCGACGCCGGCCGGGCTGGAATCGACGATCGTGCAGGGGCGGACCGTGCTGCGACCCGGGCCTTTGTCTTATGCCGACCTGTTTCCCGGTGCGGGCCGGATGCCGAGCGTCGCGCCGCCGGGGAATGCGAAGGTCGTCGCGCCGGGGCAGCTGGAGAGCCATTATGCGCCGTCGAAGCCGCTGCGGTTGAATGCGCGGGAGCGGGAGGCGGGGGAGTGGCTGATCGGTTTTGGCGTGGTGCTGGGCGACGATACGCTGTCGCTGCGCGGGGATCTGACCGAGGCAGCGGCGAATCTGTTTGCGGCGCTGCACCGGGCGGATGCGCGGGCGATTGGCGGGATCGCAGTGGCGCCGGTGCCCGAGTTGGGGATTGGGGTGGCGATCAACGATCG
Encoded here:
- a CDS encoding nitroreductase, coding for MFNDPTTPLSLLRTRRSGKPRDMGAPGPSLDQIEAMVAIGARTPDHGKLAPWRFVIVPDEQRPALALKLVEILRAEKRDATARDEEAAAQFATQAPGLVVVLSAPVVGHKVPVWEQELSAGAACMNLLHAAHAMGFVGGWLTGWAAYSDAVRDLFGEAPQRIAGFVFLGTPQRALEERPRGELSEIVRHWRGGAGPEA
- a CDS encoding GntR family transcriptional regulator, which produces MTALEHEDSPVYLKLRAIIATAILRGEYRAGDQLPSVRAFAAEHGANPLTVAKAYQSFQDDGHVEVRRGVGMFVLPGAVERLRTAERERFLTGMWPRVRDHIALLGLDVNELLGREIA
- a CDS encoding acyl-CoA dehydrogenase, whose protein sequence is MFTPATTEQRFVLDHLVRLAEISPEATDLLDAVLEGAGEFAAGEWAPLERIGDTVGAKWSEDGVRMPEGYAAAYQAYVANGWGTIGSPTEHGGQGLPVSLAAAVLDTLGTANMGFALAPTLTVGAIEALVHHGSPEQQALYLPRLSTGEWTGTMNLTEPQAGTDVGALKTKADPVGDGTYRIKGIKIFISFGDHDMADNIVHLVLARTPGAPTGTKGLSLFLVPKFRLDEDGTPGVPNDVRVVSIEHKMGLHASPTCVLSFGDHDDCIGELIGPEFGGIRAMFTMMNNARLNVGLQGVQVAERATQRAVAYARDRIQGARAGTAAAIIEHPDVRRMLLRMKAQTQAARALVYYAFGQLDRGHAGDAAAKALVELLTPLAKAHATDLGNEVASLGLQVHGGMGYIEETGAAQHFRDARITPIYEGTNGIQAADLVGRKLSMDGGATLFALLDRMRGDAEDSGLARLIGACDEVARHLLASETDDRLAASYPFLTMLSVAVCGWLMEQSGRIAARSEGDPAFLKMKQVSARFYVEQIVPEALGLKAAAMAKSDILYALEASAF
- a CDS encoding L-threonylcarbamoyladenylate synthase, with the translated sequence MGVSPTNPRILPYGEAAIAEAAALIRSGGCVAVPTETVYGLAADATDSRAVAGIYAAKGRPSFNPLIVHVPDLEAAELIAVLDADARALARRFWPGPLTLVLPVRAEAGISPLVTAGLDTIALRVPDHRAMQALLDASGLPLAAPSANASGAISPTRAEHVAASLAGRIPLVIDDGATPAGLESTIVQGRTVLRPGPLSYADLFPGAGRMPSVAPPGNAKVVAPGQLESHYAPSKPLRLNAREREAGEWLIGFGVVLGDDTLSLRGDLTEAAANLFAALHRADARAIGGIAVAPVPELGIGVAINDRLRRAAAPR